A part of Legionella sainthelensi genomic DNA contains:
- the typA gene encoding translational GTPase TypA → MIDQIRNIAIIAHVDHGKTTLVDKLLQQTGTLNERAPKVERVMDSNALEKERGITILAKNTCVYWKNHQINIVDTPGHADFGGEVERILSMVDSVLLLVDAVDGPMPQTRFVTQKAFARGLNPIVVINKIDRPGARPHWVMDQVFDLFDNLGATDAQLDFPVVYTSALNGYAKLHLEDEASDMSALLQTIIEKVEPPKVDANGPFQMQISSLDYSSYVGTIGIGRITRGQIKAKSAVKIIDKDGNIRSGRLLQLLGFKGLERIEVEEANAGNIIAITGIEGLKISDTICDLSVVEALPVLSVDEPTISMTFQVNDSPFAGQEGKFVTSRKIRERLETELLHNVALRVEDCDDPDKFRVSGRGELHLSILIETMRREGYELAISKPEVIIREVDGEQQEPYEHLTVDVEENHQGTIMEKLGERRGELQNMVPDGKGRVRLDYMIPTRGLIGFHNEFLSSTSGTGLMYHVYDHYGPAIKGRIGKRTNGVLISNCQGMARAFALFNLQERGRLFVEPQTVCYEGMIVGIHSRDNDLVVNVTKEKQLTNIRASGSDENIILTPAVKLTLEQALEFIDDDELVEVTPNSIRIRKKSLKEHERKKASRTANSEE, encoded by the coding sequence ATGATTGATCAAATTCGCAACATCGCCATTATCGCGCATGTTGACCATGGTAAAACCACTCTAGTTGATAAATTGCTTCAACAAACGGGCACATTAAATGAGAGGGCCCCTAAAGTTGAACGGGTAATGGATTCTAATGCCTTGGAGAAAGAACGAGGGATTACTATTCTTGCAAAAAACACTTGTGTTTATTGGAAAAACCATCAAATCAATATAGTTGATACTCCTGGCCATGCTGATTTTGGCGGTGAAGTTGAGCGTATTTTATCCATGGTTGATAGTGTGTTATTGCTCGTTGATGCAGTCGATGGCCCTATGCCACAAACACGTTTTGTGACACAAAAGGCTTTTGCGCGTGGGTTAAATCCTATTGTAGTCATTAATAAAATTGATCGTCCAGGCGCAAGACCTCATTGGGTCATGGATCAAGTGTTTGATTTATTTGATAATCTGGGCGCGACAGATGCGCAATTGGATTTCCCTGTTGTTTATACTTCTGCCTTAAATGGTTATGCGAAGCTGCACTTGGAAGATGAGGCCTCAGATATGAGTGCTTTATTGCAAACAATTATTGAAAAAGTTGAGCCCCCTAAAGTAGATGCAAATGGACCCTTCCAGATGCAAATCAGTTCCTTGGATTATTCATCCTATGTAGGTACTATCGGTATAGGACGAATCACTCGTGGACAAATTAAAGCAAAATCGGCAGTAAAAATTATTGATAAGGATGGCAACATTCGTTCGGGCCGTCTGCTGCAACTATTAGGATTTAAAGGCCTTGAGCGTATCGAAGTTGAGGAAGCAAATGCAGGCAATATCATTGCAATTACGGGAATTGAGGGACTTAAGATTTCTGATACGATTTGTGATCTGAGTGTCGTTGAGGCATTGCCTGTACTTTCGGTTGATGAACCAACCATCAGCATGACTTTCCAGGTGAATGACTCGCCTTTTGCTGGCCAAGAAGGCAAATTTGTGACTTCACGAAAAATTCGTGAGCGTCTAGAAACTGAATTATTGCATAACGTTGCTTTACGTGTTGAAGATTGTGATGATCCTGATAAATTTAGAGTTTCTGGTCGCGGTGAATTGCATTTATCCATTCTTATTGAGACCATGCGCCGTGAAGGTTATGAATTAGCTATAAGTAAACCTGAGGTGATTATTCGTGAGGTGGACGGAGAGCAACAAGAGCCTTATGAGCATCTCACTGTAGACGTAGAAGAAAATCACCAAGGTACTATTATGGAAAAATTAGGTGAACGTCGTGGTGAGTTACAAAACATGGTCCCGGATGGAAAGGGGCGTGTACGCCTTGACTATATGATTCCTACCCGCGGCCTTATTGGATTTCATAATGAATTTTTATCGTCTACCTCGGGCACAGGTTTAATGTATCATGTTTATGATCATTATGGGCCAGCGATTAAAGGGCGAATCGGCAAGCGAACTAATGGTGTATTGATCTCTAATTGCCAAGGTATGGCACGTGCTTTCGCTCTGTTCAATTTACAAGAACGTGGACGATTGTTTGTGGAACCCCAAACAGTTTGTTACGAAGGGATGATTGTTGGAATTCATTCTCGTGATAATGATTTAGTAGTGAATGTCACTAAAGAAAAGCAATTAACGAATATTCGCGCTTCGGGTTCTGATGAAAATATCATCTTGACGCCTGCAGTGAAATTAACTTTAGAGCAAGCATTGGAATTTATAGATGATGATGAGTTGGTGGAAGTGACTCCTAACTCCATTCGCATAAGAAAAAAATCATTGAAAGAACATGAACGAAAAAAAGCATCAAGAACAGCAAATAGTGAAGAATAA
- a CDS encoding NAD(+) kinase, producing the protein MNEKKHQEQQIVKNNTSFKRVILFARQHRANQGVSESLYRLIDFLKSQKVQIFQDIDTATGFGVELPILARENMGEEQDLIIVIGGDGSLLSAARLAIKVDTPVIGINRGRLGFLTDILPNELETQLSAVLAGQYTEERRFLLHTRIYDEDHIYFEGDALNDVVLGRGKETHLIEFSVYVNQQLVSHYRSDGMILSTPTGSTAYALSAGGPIMHPQLNAIVLVPMFSHSLSSRPIVIDGESQIELHISQFNETDLRVSCDGHESRMVKPEQKVAIQKNSHHLRLLHPLDYHYYDTLRSKLGWESKHQG; encoded by the coding sequence ATGAACGAAAAAAAGCATCAAGAACAGCAAATAGTGAAGAATAACACCTCATTCAAACGGGTTATCTTGTTTGCACGCCAACATCGTGCCAATCAAGGAGTCAGTGAGAGCTTATATCGTTTAATTGATTTCCTGAAAAGTCAGAAGGTGCAAATTTTTCAGGATATTGATACAGCTACTGGCTTTGGTGTGGAATTACCCATATTAGCCCGGGAAAATATGGGAGAAGAGCAGGATTTAATTATTGTTATTGGTGGTGATGGAAGCTTGCTTTCAGCGGCACGCCTGGCAATTAAGGTAGATACACCAGTCATTGGTATTAATAGAGGGCGTCTGGGTTTTCTTACCGATATTTTACCCAATGAACTTGAAACCCAATTAAGTGCTGTTCTAGCAGGACAATATACAGAAGAAAGACGTTTTTTGTTACATACGCGCATTTATGATGAAGATCATATTTATTTTGAGGGAGATGCGCTTAATGATGTTGTTTTAGGGCGTGGTAAGGAAACCCACCTCATTGAATTTTCAGTCTATGTGAATCAACAATTAGTCAGTCATTATCGTTCGGATGGTATGATTTTATCAACTCCTACAGGATCTACTGCCTATGCTTTATCTGCAGGAGGCCCAATTATGCACCCGCAACTCAATGCCATTGTTCTTGTACCTATGTTTTCTCATAGTTTGAGTTCTCGGCCAATAGTAATTGATGGCGAGTCACAAATTGAGCTGCATATCAGTCAATTTAACGAAACTGATTTACGAGTGAGTTGTGATGGTCATGAGTCACGAATGGTCAAGCCTGAACAAAAAGTAGCAATTCAAAAAAACAGCCACCATTTACGTTTACTTCACCCTCTTGATTATCATTATTATGATACATTACGATCGAAACTTGGTTGGGAATCCAAACATCAAGGATAG
- the recN gene encoding DNA repair protein RecN, with translation MLTTLCIKQFAIVHHLELDFTQGMTAFTGETGAGKSIMIDALMLALGERADASVIRPGQEKCDITAGFFVSHDSEPAQWLADHDIPCDDGDIYLRRVIYAEGRSKSYINGQPFPLQKVKELSEKLVHIHGQHQHQALMQHATHRQQLDQYGKNQLLLEEVAQLYKQCQKLQQEIEVLQSQEQQADKIELLQFQIEELSALNLHESEIETLYQEHQLLHHAKDYLQNCQQIHALLNADDEPDICTNLHQVLHLLSQLPQEQTQIKNAQELINGALIQCEEAVDEMQQFSERVYLDPERLHEIETRMSSIHQLARKYHVESSQLHTHVQQLQNELENLQNNERQLTRLHSQLHQLLHAYEMAALKLSKTRQQQAQKLAKEITLSIQQLGMPKGQVEIAITPLEKMQVHGMDKVEYKVCTNPGMELDSLSKIASGGELSRIGLSIQMITAQQGTTPTLLFDEVDVGIGGATAALVGQMLRKLGERLQVFCVTHQPQVAAAAHNHFMVEKQSDHKETFTHISLLQHAEKIDEIARMLGGLKITEQTRSHARELLMQSN, from the coding sequence ATGCTAACAACTTTGTGCATCAAACAATTTGCAATTGTGCACCATTTGGAGTTAGATTTTACGCAGGGAATGACTGCATTTACCGGTGAAACCGGAGCGGGGAAGTCCATTATGATTGATGCATTGATGCTCGCTTTAGGTGAGAGGGCGGATGCTTCAGTGATTCGTCCTGGTCAAGAAAAATGCGATATCACCGCAGGTTTTTTTGTGAGTCACGATTCTGAACCGGCACAATGGCTTGCGGATCATGATATCCCTTGTGATGATGGTGACATTTATTTACGTCGCGTGATTTATGCTGAGGGACGTTCTAAGTCGTATATTAATGGACAACCTTTTCCTTTGCAAAAAGTGAAAGAGTTAAGTGAAAAATTAGTACATATTCACGGACAACATCAGCATCAGGCGTTAATGCAGCATGCCACGCATCGCCAGCAATTGGATCAATATGGCAAGAATCAGCTCCTGCTTGAAGAAGTAGCTCAACTTTACAAACAATGTCAAAAGCTGCAACAGGAAATAGAAGTTTTGCAAAGTCAGGAGCAACAAGCAGATAAAATCGAGTTACTGCAATTCCAGATTGAGGAGTTATCGGCATTAAATCTCCATGAAAGTGAAATTGAAACCTTATACCAAGAGCATCAACTGTTGCATCATGCTAAGGACTATTTACAGAATTGCCAGCAAATTCATGCACTATTAAATGCAGATGATGAACCCGATATTTGTACAAACCTACACCAGGTTTTGCATTTGCTTAGTCAGTTGCCACAAGAACAAACCCAAATCAAAAATGCCCAAGAGTTAATTAATGGTGCTTTAATTCAATGTGAAGAAGCAGTTGATGAAATGCAACAATTTTCGGAGCGCGTTTATTTAGATCCGGAACGTTTGCATGAAATAGAAACACGAATGAGTAGCATACATCAACTTGCTCGTAAATATCATGTAGAGAGTAGCCAGTTGCATACTCATGTGCAACAGTTACAAAATGAACTTGAAAATTTACAAAATAATGAGCGTCAATTAACCCGATTACACTCACAGCTTCATCAATTGCTTCATGCCTATGAAATGGCTGCTTTAAAACTGAGCAAGACGAGACAACAACAAGCCCAAAAGCTGGCGAAAGAAATCACTTTAAGTATCCAACAACTGGGCATGCCTAAGGGACAAGTAGAAATTGCAATAACTCCTCTGGAAAAAATGCAAGTGCATGGGATGGATAAAGTTGAGTATAAAGTGTGCACTAACCCCGGCATGGAGCTTGACTCACTAAGTAAAATTGCCTCTGGTGGAGAACTTTCTCGAATTGGTTTGTCCATTCAAATGATTACTGCACAACAAGGGACAACTCCCACCTTGCTGTTTGATGAGGTAGATGTTGGAATTGGAGGGGCAACGGCTGCTTTGGTAGGTCAAATGCTTCGTAAATTGGGTGAACGCTTACAAGTTTTTTGTGTTACGCATCAACCCCAAGTCGCTGCTGCTGCACATAATCATTTCATGGTTGAAAAACAAAGTGATCATAAAGAAACATTTACTCATATTAGTTTACTGCAACATGCTGAAAAAATTGATGAAATTGCACGTATGCTTGGTGGATTAAAAATTACAGAACAAACACGTTCCCACGCTCGAGAATTATTAATGCAAAGTAACTAA
- a CDS encoding RasGEF domain-containing protein — MQSRFKTPKDSVTQLKQQMLHCLRHNMMQDSLCELQDSQSFEFDYSLSSNTLPNQHVPSFSILLTKWDELLLDKKINEQIHDEPKMAHHVRSVNRTAISLLAGTMTRMANDAYSKFAKTVNERLNQGESIQAITKELVQLSSYQSEYIRNELLKRLDTASCRLLFERFVLLAKQLTEMGNYFSAQAVYQAFVYSDIQKIFDKKEWSGLSPQIKIILHYLESLYGPGESSRNNLALLLEEPSSFKLPVINRITTKFELTIAGRDENLKLKKIRLEEQLHTAQTSLPQNEKQNSIYDRIEDSITQGLHVGIAQEIDEINLQRTQLNLSRVQFINEELRCHLSLFNNQDLEFSKALKHEIVNENAKFYLFNQKLLSDLNQILKNCENKLQFILTDKKGNAEAQCKKLLWDSYQQMKLIVAEGHFSALQGVKAIRRFCKEFKYALTEQENTYSYQDGCQSLLEELSDLTNQISKEQKLYERNLMRRSKNQLSHTNFFDRMVLVDHIQNHLYILPNKYLEILLELQAKALFELKGLDNKKLNEQKNTTFFGQKFLNNLESRSKVVKNLLVSVEQVIQILLQVMEHDDINRYCHAEMNRLMVQFCFCEQSSRLPKKELSQLRSLLQGMRTYVDQQTQNEEYRHATKHLGMVFDDMLSHAHDLQIKDPKGLAFTQMRAVLLALTSPACETVQTKIDYLENLWSFPVSVPNKIEKAVNNTLYQLFDKSSLLVETKKSKFSSLLLDYYNTLKNLQKMELDPHQLQEMSSYKSVVFRS; from the coding sequence ATGCAATCACGATTTAAAACGCCAAAAGACTCTGTGACACAACTTAAACAACAGATGTTGCACTGTTTACGTCATAATATGATGCAAGACTCATTGTGCGAACTACAAGATTCACAAAGCTTTGAATTCGATTATTCACTTTCAAGTAACACGTTACCGAATCAACATGTGCCATCGTTTTCAATTCTATTAACAAAATGGGATGAGTTGTTACTTGATAAGAAAATAAATGAGCAAATTCATGACGAACCAAAGATGGCGCATCATGTTCGTTCAGTGAATCGTACAGCAATTTCTTTATTAGCAGGTACGATGACTAGAATGGCAAATGACGCCTATTCAAAGTTTGCTAAAACGGTTAATGAACGCTTAAACCAAGGTGAGTCCATTCAAGCGATTACCAAAGAATTAGTCCAGTTATCCAGTTATCAAAGTGAGTATATTCGAAATGAGCTGTTAAAACGGCTGGATACTGCTTCTTGTCGATTATTATTTGAGCGCTTCGTGTTACTTGCAAAACAGCTGACGGAAATGGGGAATTATTTTAGTGCACAAGCAGTGTATCAAGCCTTTGTTTATTCAGACATACAAAAAATATTTGATAAGAAAGAATGGAGTGGGCTTTCTCCACAGATAAAAATCATATTGCACTACTTAGAATCATTGTACGGCCCAGGTGAATCAAGCAGAAACAACCTTGCTTTGTTATTAGAAGAGCCGAGTTCCTTTAAATTACCTGTAATTAATCGTATTACCACCAAGTTTGAACTGACAATTGCAGGGAGAGATGAAAATTTAAAATTAAAAAAAATTCGTCTCGAAGAGCAGTTGCATACGGCGCAAACTTCGTTGCCGCAAAATGAAAAACAAAACTCAATTTATGATAGAATCGAAGACAGTATCACTCAAGGTTTGCACGTTGGTATTGCCCAAGAAATTGATGAAATTAATCTACAACGTACCCAACTTAATTTGTCTCGAGTTCAATTTATAAATGAAGAGCTCAGATGCCATTTATCACTTTTTAATAATCAAGATTTAGAGTTTTCTAAAGCTTTAAAACATGAAATCGTGAATGAAAATGCAAAATTTTATTTGTTTAATCAAAAATTATTGAGTGATCTAAATCAAATCTTAAAAAACTGTGAGAATAAACTACAGTTTATTTTAACCGACAAAAAAGGCAATGCTGAAGCGCAATGCAAAAAGTTACTATGGGATAGTTATCAGCAGATGAAACTCATTGTTGCAGAGGGACATTTTTCTGCACTCCAGGGCGTGAAAGCAATTCGTAGGTTTTGCAAGGAGTTTAAGTATGCCTTGACAGAGCAAGAAAATACCTACTCATATCAAGATGGCTGTCAATCTCTTCTTGAAGAGCTAAGCGACTTAACAAATCAGATTAGTAAAGAACAAAAACTATATGAACGAAATTTAATGCGTCGCTCCAAAAATCAACTTTCTCACACTAACTTTTTTGATCGAATGGTTTTAGTGGATCATATACAAAATCACCTTTATATCTTGCCTAATAAATATTTGGAAATTCTCTTGGAATTGCAAGCCAAGGCTTTATTTGAACTAAAAGGATTAGATAATAAAAAGCTTAATGAACAAAAAAATACCACTTTTTTTGGACAAAAATTTTTAAATAATTTGGAGAGTCGTAGTAAAGTAGTTAAAAATTTACTAGTTAGCGTTGAGCAAGTAATTCAAATCTTACTACAGGTAATGGAGCATGATGACATTAATAGATATTGTCATGCTGAAATGAATCGTTTGATGGTACAATTTTGCTTTTGTGAGCAATCCTCAAGATTGCCAAAGAAAGAATTATCTCAATTACGTTCTTTATTGCAGGGCATGAGAACTTATGTTGACCAACAGACCCAAAATGAAGAATACAGGCATGCCACAAAGCATCTGGGTATGGTCTTTGATGACATGCTATCCCATGCTCATGATTTACAGATTAAAGATCCAAAAGGATTAGCATTTACCCAAATGCGGGCCGTTTTGTTGGCTTTGACTTCACCTGCTTGTGAAACGGTACAAACCAAAATTGACTATCTAGAGAACTTGTGGTCTTTTCCTGTATCTGTTCCCAATAAGATTGAGAAAGCAGTAAATAATACCTTGTATCAGTTATTTGATAAGTCTTCTCTTCTGGTGGAAACAAAAAAATCTAAGTTTTCATCGTTGCTTCTAGATTATTATAATACATTGAAAAATTTACAAAAAATGGAGCTTGACCCACATCAATTGCAAGAAATGTCTTCATATAAAAGCGTTGTTTTCAGATCCTAA
- the iroT gene encoding T4SS effector ferrous iron transporter IroT/MavN — protein sequence MAINKKNFPIKKIPYYLLLTLLTTGASLILGFLSFGGMYALIPALSLAFATFGLSVAYEGEIYLQNIKGAFKKLFKSNYLENHLAKEYLLKNFPENTDDPHCPKFFKDYEKQLQLLNLFHQKQLDKESQKQKKQIEKTLADMEKWFALQLFAPRNAPDKEKPSGYVLELREWLAEQGQSEWQARLEKRQSTFNYVKGFSALAASFMGLGSTYLIVEAFSVIPFFAAIPFALWPFIIIPMSVIAGAAYGMLTYNTITDLINNDTLNKWYQKLRDDLSQGLTVRNVFMASMALFLAGLAVALTICTAGTWWTIATNARPLFEWMKKMPSFIMGVINPIITGLSAIFFNIQNTAESLEMVDEATRSNKNIFRSVYESVIENLSHVRDTENWFQILNPFRLLLKLTLTPLRILLFLGHLVSIAVTSDRMPGVPQIVSALVGIISEGFEDAHYFAGHEEKSSQGSKKTASLLEERLAGEADNEPNTDIPTRLLKIIASPLYALAAGWDYLASQFNSGSTKKEVLTFARAWDKQRGIEKDVTVEVPTDAKHPSQEWKVEHTTFLIEKYSRKHLNQIKIGTKLAKDKNNALHELKEMVRATASKRNSLENILTDAKNNPVYNQHRLFALSKDEKTATQEFVERLPERVNAMV from the coding sequence ATGGCAATCAATAAAAAAAATTTTCCTATAAAAAAAATTCCCTATTATCTGCTTCTAACGCTTCTGACAACAGGCGCTAGTTTAATCCTTGGCTTTTTAAGTTTTGGTGGCATGTATGCATTGATTCCCGCCTTGTCATTAGCATTTGCCACTTTTGGCCTTTCGGTCGCTTATGAAGGGGAAATTTATTTACAAAATATTAAAGGTGCCTTTAAAAAATTATTTAAAAGTAATTACTTAGAAAATCATCTGGCTAAGGAGTATCTATTAAAAAATTTCCCCGAGAATACCGATGATCCGCATTGCCCTAAGTTTTTCAAGGATTATGAAAAACAGCTGCAACTGCTTAATCTGTTTCATCAGAAACAACTAGATAAGGAAAGCCAAAAGCAAAAAAAACAAATCGAAAAAACTCTTGCAGACATGGAAAAATGGTTTGCGCTACAACTTTTCGCCCCTAGAAATGCCCCAGATAAAGAAAAGCCTTCTGGATATGTACTTGAGCTAAGAGAATGGCTTGCAGAACAGGGGCAAAGCGAATGGCAAGCTCGCTTGGAAAAGCGCCAATCTACGTTTAACTATGTCAAAGGCTTTAGTGCTCTTGCTGCCTCCTTTATGGGTTTAGGCAGTACCTACCTCATCGTTGAAGCATTTAGCGTGATTCCTTTTTTTGCCGCTATTCCTTTTGCGTTATGGCCATTTATAATCATTCCCATGTCGGTCATTGCCGGAGCTGCATATGGCATGTTGACCTATAACACCATCACCGATCTGATTAACAACGATACCTTGAATAAATGGTATCAAAAACTTCGTGATGATTTGAGCCAAGGCTTAACAGTTCGTAATGTGTTTATGGCATCTATGGCCTTATTTTTGGCTGGTTTAGCAGTTGCACTTACGATTTGTACTGCAGGGACTTGGTGGACTATTGCAACAAATGCACGTCCATTATTTGAATGGATGAAAAAGATGCCTAGCTTTATTATGGGCGTGATTAATCCGATTATTACGGGATTGTCCGCTATATTCTTTAACATCCAAAATACCGCTGAATCTCTAGAAATGGTGGATGAGGCGACTCGTTCGAATAAAAATATATTTCGTAGTGTTTATGAATCAGTCATTGAAAACCTGTCTCATGTCCGGGATACAGAAAATTGGTTTCAGATTTTAAATCCATTTCGCCTCCTTTTAAAACTAACCCTTACCCCACTACGAATTCTGCTCTTTTTAGGTCATCTAGTCAGCATTGCCGTAACATCAGATCGCATGCCTGGCGTACCGCAAATTGTATCCGCGCTAGTAGGAATTATTAGTGAGGGTTTTGAAGATGCACACTATTTTGCTGGCCATGAAGAGAAGTCTTCTCAGGGCTCTAAAAAAACCGCATCGTTATTGGAAGAGCGTTTAGCAGGAGAAGCAGACAATGAGCCTAATACAGATATCCCAACTCGTCTTCTAAAAATTATAGCATCGCCTTTATACGCCTTAGCCGCAGGCTGGGATTATTTGGCCAGTCAATTCAACTCAGGCTCTACTAAAAAAGAAGTACTTACTTTTGCGCGAGCATGGGATAAACAACGCGGAATAGAAAAAGATGTAACGGTAGAAGTTCCTACAGACGCCAAACATCCTTCACAAGAATGGAAAGTAGAACATACTACCTTCTTGATTGAAAAATACTCACGAAAGCACTTAAACCAAATCAAAATTGGTACTAAATTAGCCAAAGATAAAAACAACGCGCTTCATGAGTTGAAAGAAATGGTTCGTGCAACAGCATCTAAGCGGAATTCACTCGAAAACATCCTGACTGATGCGAAAAATAATCCTGTATATAACCAACATCGACTATTTGCACTCTCTAAAGATGAAAAAACAGCAACACAGGAATTTGTTGAACGATTACCTGAGCGCGTTAACGCCATGGTATAA
- the lapA gene encoding aminopeptidase LapA, producing MRLNQWMTYIAAGSMFASANVLAANAIHEQVQVPQCLAAKIATPYEVLAENKDFKIIDISTTDLDALSHLADQVNCGRFVNVTHKIQGAQTAVKKQSAQGLLQQKTIKTKHLSDIAYEIKHQKEVNHELEKIVPDNIWHTLSQLTAMHNRSATKETGVFAAHWLEDKFNRMVIESGRTDTETFFVETGRYKQPSLVTVIGKDIKAPAVVIGAHMDTLDGRMPGAGDDGSGSSSNMEMARVLLNSKLEFKRPIYIIWYAAEERGLVGSQYVVKHFRSKSIPVKAAIQFDMTGYRVDPKDPTMWVFTDYTDEKLSNFVAQLIKTYVHVPVDYSECGYGCSDHASWDDIGVPAAFPCESNFEDHNPYIHSSADTMEKLSLEHMTNFSKLALAFAIEMASE from the coding sequence ATGCGTTTGAATCAATGGATGACCTATATCGCAGCGGGTTCGATGTTTGCGAGTGCGAATGTTTTAGCAGCGAATGCTATTCATGAGCAAGTGCAAGTACCTCAATGTCTTGCAGCAAAAATTGCTACACCCTATGAGGTTTTGGCAGAAAATAAGGATTTTAAAATCATTGATATTTCCACGACTGATTTGGATGCTTTAAGTCATTTGGCGGATCAAGTCAATTGTGGACGATTTGTCAATGTGACTCATAAAATTCAAGGTGCGCAAACTGCAGTAAAAAAACAATCCGCACAAGGTCTGTTACAACAAAAGACAATTAAGACAAAACATCTAAGTGATATTGCTTATGAAATTAAACATCAAAAAGAAGTTAATCACGAATTAGAAAAGATAGTCCCTGATAATATTTGGCATACCCTATCCCAATTAACCGCAATGCATAATCGTTCTGCAACTAAAGAAACCGGGGTATTCGCCGCTCACTGGTTAGAAGACAAGTTTAACAGAATGGTTATTGAAAGTGGTCGTACTGATACTGAAACTTTCTTTGTAGAAACAGGCCGATACAAACAACCCTCCTTGGTGACGGTTATTGGTAAAGACATTAAAGCACCTGCGGTAGTGATTGGGGCACATATGGACACGCTTGATGGACGTATGCCAGGGGCTGGTGATGATGGTAGCGGCTCCTCATCGAATATGGAAATGGCACGCGTATTATTAAATTCTAAACTAGAGTTTAAGCGCCCCATTTATATCATTTGGTACGCTGCAGAAGAACGCGGTTTAGTAGGCTCTCAGTATGTGGTTAAGCATTTTAGATCAAAATCTATCCCGGTAAAAGCAGCAATCCAATTTGATATGACTGGTTATCGCGTAGATCCTAAAGATCCTACTATGTGGGTATTTACTGATTATACAGATGAGAAATTAAGTAACTTTGTTGCTCAATTAATTAAGACTTATGTACATGTTCCGGTTGATTATTCAGAGTGTGGCTATGGTTGTAGTGATCATGCTTCATGGGATGATATAGGGGTTCCAGCAGCATTCCCTTGTGAATCTAATTTTGAAGATCATAATCCTTACATTCATTCTTCTGCTGACACCATGGAAAAATTAAGCCTAGAACACATGACTAATTTTTCTAAATTGGCTTTAGCTTTTGCTATTGAAATGGCCTCAGAGTAA